In one Chlamydia sp. BM-2023 genomic region, the following are encoded:
- a CDS encoding phosphatidylserine decarboxylase, with protein sequence MKKPQYIDRLTNRKVVEPVCYEKIMFFLYDSRIGRWASKILSRSPLFSRIYGWTQKLSWSRRKILKFVRNNHINTQEFKKSLSGFSSFNDFFTRELTPEARPITPGKDVCITPADGSYLVYPNVAEFDEFVVKSKRFSLPKLLKDPGLVQKYAKGSMVFARLALFDYHRFHFPTDCVPGPTRCINGYLFSVHPIAMKDNFITFCENKRMVTELATDAFGDVLYLEVGALSVGSMIETYTPGKAYSKGDEKGFFEFGGSTIILLFQPKTIQFDADLLKNSRMGLETRCLMGQSLGQPLRE encoded by the coding sequence GTGAAGAAACCACAGTATATAGATCGGCTAACAAATCGTAAAGTTGTGGAACCGGTGTGTTATGAAAAAATAATGTTTTTCCTATACGATTCTAGAATAGGAAGGTGGGCATCCAAAATTCTGTCACGTTCGCCTCTATTTTCGCGTATTTATGGTTGGACCCAAAAACTCTCCTGGTCTCGTAGAAAAATTTTAAAATTTGTGCGAAACAATCACATCAACACACAAGAATTCAAAAAGTCTCTTTCAGGGTTTTCTTCTTTCAATGATTTTTTTACTAGGGAGCTTACCCCCGAAGCGCGGCCTATAACTCCTGGAAAGGATGTTTGTATAACACCCGCGGACGGTTCGTATCTTGTTTACCCCAATGTCGCAGAATTTGACGAATTTGTTGTAAAGTCTAAGCGATTTTCACTGCCTAAGCTTTTAAAAGACCCTGGATTAGTTCAAAAATATGCTAAAGGAAGCATGGTGTTTGCCCGCTTAGCTCTTTTTGATTACCACCGTTTTCATTTCCCCACCGATTGTGTCCCCGGTCCCACACGATGCATCAATGGTTATTTATTTTCTGTCCATCCCATCGCAATGAAAGATAATTTTATTACCTTTTGTGAGAATAAACGTATGGTCACTGAGCTCGCAACAGATGCTTTCGGAGACGTGCTTTATCTGGAAGTCGGGGCTTTAAGTGTTGGCTCTATGATTGAAACCTATACACCAGGAAAAGCTTATTCTAAAGGTGATGAGAAAGGCTTTTTTGAATTTGGTGGATCCACGATTATTTTGTTATTTCAACCTAAAACAATTCAATTTGATGCAGATTTATTGAAAAATTCCCGCATGGGATTAGAAACTCGTTGTCTTATGGGGCAGTCTTTGGGACAGCCTTTGAGAGAATAA
- the mnmE gene encoding tRNA uridine-5-carboxymethylaminomethyl(34) synthesis GTPase MnmE → MQNDTIAAIATPPGEGSIAIVRISGPEAISITDKVFSGPVATFASHTAHLGVVSHQKKRIDQALLLIMRAPRSFTGEDVIELQCHGGYFACSQILEALVAAGARPAMPGEFSQRAFLNGKIDLIQAEAIQNIIAADNIDAFEIAQNHFQGNFSDKVQQISLLIIEALAFVEVVADFPEEEQPDMVVAFQRLNEAILIITDLISSFDEGQRLAQGTSLVLAGLPNVGKSSLLNALTNRNRAIVTNIPGTTRDVLEENWTLQGKRIRLIDSAGQRTTDNPIEQEGIERAVFAMEHAEGILWVMDATQPPPPLPEILFQKPTLLLWNKADIASPPKLQTSLPQLEISAKTGEGILELKQFIQKWMQREELGKSSKVFLVSSRHHTILQQMRTYLLSAQEGLQSEFPPELVALELRQALQATGNLSGSEVNETILGEIFSRFCIGK, encoded by the coding sequence ATGCAAAACGATACTATCGCTGCTATAGCCACTCCTCCTGGAGAGGGAAGCATTGCTATTGTCCGGATATCGGGCCCTGAAGCTATTAGCATCACTGATAAAGTATTTTCAGGACCGGTTGCTACTTTTGCCTCCCACACAGCTCATTTAGGAGTAGTAAGTCATCAAAAAAAGCGCATTGATCAAGCGCTGTTATTAATCATGCGTGCTCCCCGCTCATTTACGGGAGAAGACGTGATCGAACTCCAGTGCCACGGAGGGTATTTTGCCTGCTCTCAAATTCTTGAAGCCTTGGTTGCTGCAGGAGCACGCCCCGCCATGCCCGGAGAATTTTCTCAACGAGCGTTTCTCAATGGGAAAATCGATCTCATCCAAGCAGAAGCTATCCAAAATATTATAGCTGCTGACAACATAGATGCTTTTGAAATTGCCCAAAATCATTTTCAAGGTAATTTTTCAGACAAGGTTCAGCAAATCTCTTTGTTAATTATCGAAGCCTTAGCTTTTGTTGAGGTTGTTGCTGATTTCCCTGAAGAGGAGCAACCGGACATGGTTGTTGCCTTCCAGCGGCTTAACGAAGCGATTCTGATTATTACAGACCTGATTTCTAGTTTTGATGAGGGACAACGCCTGGCTCAAGGAACAAGCTTAGTATTAGCCGGTCTTCCAAATGTAGGGAAATCTTCCCTTTTGAATGCCTTAACAAATAGAAATCGCGCTATTGTTACTAACATCCCGGGAACTACAAGAGATGTGTTAGAAGAGAATTGGACGCTTCAAGGGAAACGTATTCGTCTTATTGACTCTGCTGGGCAACGTACAACAGACAACCCTATTGAGCAAGAAGGTATTGAACGAGCTGTTTTCGCGATGGAACATGCTGAGGGGATCCTTTGGGTTATGGACGCCACGCAACCACCGCCTCCGCTTCCTGAAATTTTATTTCAAAAACCCACTCTTCTTCTTTGGAATAAAGCTGACATAGCCTCCCCACCTAAATTACAAACTTCCCTGCCTCAATTAGAAATTTCAGCGAAAACTGGAGAGGGAATTTTAGAGCTCAAACAATTTATTCAAAAATGGATGCAAAGAGAAGAGTTAGGGAAAAGTTCAAAAGTCTTTTTAGTTTCTTCTCGTCATCATACAATACTCCAGCAGATGCGGACATATTTACTCTCAGCTCAGGAAGGGCTACAATCTGAGTTTCCTCCTGAACTTGTTGCCTTAGAGTTAAGACAAGCCCTACAAGCGACAGGCAACCTTTCGGGATCTGAGGTCAATGAGACTATTTTAGGAGAAATTTTCAGCAGGTTTTGCATTGGAAAATAA
- the nth gene encoding endonuclease III, whose protein sequence is MENKHCIKNFIVSTLNELFPDPKPSLTGWETPFQLLIAILLSGNSTDKAVNSVTPKLFSIAADAHLVAKLSFEELYSIIAPCGLGQRKAEYILNLSQTLSRDYHGEPPASMELLTRLPGVGRKTASVFLGIIYNIPTFPVDTHILRLAQRWKISNKRSPSAAEKDLVSFFGDANSPKLHLQLIYYARRYCPALHHKISECILCSYIKGLDLEETKGLKK, encoded by the coding sequence TTGGAAAATAAGCACTGTATTAAAAATTTTATTGTCTCGACGTTAAACGAACTGTTCCCTGATCCTAAGCCTTCATTAACCGGCTGGGAAACCCCTTTTCAGCTACTTATTGCTATTTTGCTTTCGGGAAATTCTACGGATAAAGCTGTAAATTCTGTAACTCCAAAATTATTTTCAATAGCTGCTGACGCCCACCTTGTAGCAAAACTTTCTTTTGAAGAGCTCTACTCAATAATCGCTCCTTGCGGCCTCGGGCAAAGAAAAGCAGAGTACATTCTCAATTTATCTCAAACTCTTTCTCGAGACTATCATGGAGAGCCTCCGGCTTCCATGGAACTGTTAACACGGCTTCCAGGAGTAGGGAGGAAAACCGCCTCGGTTTTCCTTGGAATTATTTATAACATTCCCACCTTCCCCGTAGACACTCATATTTTAAGGTTAGCACAGCGATGGAAAATTTCTAATAAACGCAGTCCCTCGGCAGCAGAAAAAGACCTTGTTTCCTTCTTCGGCGATGCTAATTCTCCTAAGCTTCACCTGCAACTTATCTATTACGCAAGGCGATATTGTCCTGCTCTCCACCATAAAATAAGTGAGTGTATTCTATGCTCTTATATCAAAGGGCTAGATCTAGAAGAAACAAAAGGGCTTAAGAAATAA